A single window of Apodemus sylvaticus chromosome 4, mApoSyl1.1, whole genome shotgun sequence DNA harbors:
- the Tchhl1 gene encoding LOW QUALITY PROTEIN: trichohyalin-like protein 1 (The sequence of the model RefSeq protein was modified relative to this genomic sequence to represent the inferred CDS: deleted 1 base in 1 codon) — protein sequence MSRLLRGIFCVVEIFHRYAGEDGDNQATLTRRELRQLLEGEIGDFLQPHVFRAMERKLNLLDFDRDDTISFEEFILAIFSLSNPSYFDISLLHSEPRLMSKSEKMDAVDFGAIAGNTKQVVGVGPTQERLIFPSEVASSDQPSNEEGEVGEEPTVSPREDIKTHSLSRNVSEPNDPENQQPKEDAQEVTQNVPATEYDGVQFKRNTGVQAPKQSPSPTQEIPGERSRPSRRQSDTVISDHMIQRPTEDEKYASSTQDPLLQKEDKATGSVHTGVPVIAATGKSSQTREVFEPTDDTRLSETQETGKDAGRIPPKPTNLKEPKADTRASQSHRLPAQEREQETRDQSVQSQSRNASETSSRGELEEEEARKEHEGITRSPEPEVETRDEKCQEFSGSWRENDAKKVSAVQEPNSKEGNQNLPEIKEESISGKEARNSEEDTVDAFAINRNSPAAEETLGTRERSQELAPLEKQSQGKKHGTTRTHDKPIRKQDHNVEEDPELSATQSDEGFCETPNSLAPEVGESSSEPAEPGVPGDSQSQLDHHGDAQQENYNNSPDPEKQGAPGESSREQGAVVLSIQEDGQLPEELDQPARERKHDGLSSRTKGGPGAAVEPSEGGEVQEATAGSENRKSIEAEGSEPNWKLLKLTEVTSQLVALVLKLLATCWALPTPSVLLIKWGAAAAVEETLQLALIELPLPFGWARALQISKDSIQYTDQH from the exons ATGTCGAGGCTCCTGAGAGGTATCTTCTGTGTCGTTGAGATATTCCACAGGTATGCTGGTGAGGATGGCGACAACCAGGCAACACTGACCCGCAGAGAGTTGAGACAGCTCCTTGAGGGAGAAATTGGGGACTTCCTTCAG CCACATGTCTTTCGTGctatggagagaaagttgaaccTTCTGGATTTTGACAGAGACGATACCATCAGTTTTGAGGAATTTATTCTTGCAATCTTCAGCTTATCGAATCCCTCTTATTTTGACATATCATTGCTACATTCAGAACCAAGACTGATGTCTAAATCAGAGAAGATGGATGCTGTGGATTTTGGGGCAATCGCTGGAAACACTAAGCAAGTAGTAGGGGTTGGGCCAACTCAAGAAAGGCTCATATTTCCATCAGAAGTGGCATCATCAGATCAGCCTAGCAATGAAGAAGGTGAGGTAGGTGAGGAACCTACAGTGAGCCCACGTGAAGACATTAAGACCCACAGCCTGTCAAGAAATGTGTCTGAGCCAAATGACCCTGAGAACCAACAGCCAAAAGAAGATGCTCAGGAAGTCACACAAAATGTACCAGCAACAGAATATGATGGAGTCCAATTTAAGAGAAATACAGGAGTACAAGCACCCAAACAGAGCCCCAGTCCAACACAGGAGATACCAGGAGAAAGAAGTAGACCATCCAGGAGGCAAAGTGACACCGTGATAAGTGACCATATGATTCAGAGGCCAACTGAAGATGAGAAATATGCTTCTTCAACACAAGATCCACTCCTGCAGAAAGAAGACAAAGCCACCGGGTCAGTGCACACTGGTGTGCCAGTGATAGCTGCTACAGGGAAATCATCTCAAACACGGGAAGTTTTTGAGCCTACAGATGATACTAGACTATCTGAGACTCAAGAAACTGGAAAGGATGCTGGCAGAATACCACCCAAACCCACAAATTTAAAAGAGCCCAAGGCTGACACTAGAGCGTCTCAGAGCCACAGATTGCCAGCacaagaaagagaacaggaaacaaGGGACCAGTCTGTCCAAAGCCAGAGCAGAAATGCTTCAGAAACATCTAGTAGAGGTgaactggaggaggaggaggccaggaAAGAACATGAAGGAATAACCAGATCCCCAGAACCAGAAGTTGAAACACGGGATGAGAAATGTCAAGAATTCTCAGGATCATGGAGGGAAAATGATGCCAAAAAGGTCTCTGCCGTACAAGAACCaaactctaaagaaggaaatcagaatCTCCCTGAAATTAAGGAAGAATCTATCTCAGGAAAAGAGGCAAGGAACAGTGAGGAAGACACAGTAGATGCATTTGCAATCAATAGAAACAGCCCTGCTGCTGAAGAGACACTGGGAACAAGAGAAAGGTCCCAAGAGCTGGCACCACTTGAGAAGCAATCTCAAGGAAAAAAGCATGGGACTACCAGGACTCATGACAAGCCCATCAGGAAGCAGGACCATAACGTGGAAGAAGATCCTGAGTTATCAGCTACACAGAGTGATGAGGGCTTTTGTGAGACTCCCAACAGCCTGGCTCCCGAGGTAGGTGAGAGCAGCTCAGAGCCAGCTGAGCCAGGTGTACCAGGGGATTCGCAGAGTCAGCTAGACCACCATGGAGATGCTCAGCAAGAAAATTACAATAATAGCCCAGATCCCGAGAAACAGGGAGCACCAGGTGAGAGCAGCAGAGAGCAAGGGGCAGTAGTGCTGTCAATCCAAGAAGATGGACAGCTCCCAGAGGAACTGGACCAGCCTGCCAGAGAG AGGAAGCATGATGGTCTGAGCTCAAGGACCAAAGGAGGCCCAGGGGCAGCTGTGGAGCCCAGTGAAGGAGGGGAGGTACAGGAGGCCACAGCAGGGAGTGAAAACAGAAAATCCATAGAGGCAGAGGGTTCAGAGCCCA ACTGGAAGCTGCTCAAGCTGACTGAAGTCACCTCCCAATTGGTGGCCCTGGTCTTGAAACTCCTAGCCACCTGCTGGGCTCTGCCCACTCCTAGTGTTCTGCTCATCAAAtggggagcagcagcagctgtggaagaGACCCTGCAGCTCGCCTTAATTGAACTTCCCCTTCCCTTTGGCTGGGCCAGAGCCCTACAGATCTCCAAAGATAGCATCCAGTACACAGACCAACATTAA